The proteins below are encoded in one region of Bremerella sp. P1:
- a CDS encoding DUF1963 domain-containing protein produces MWNRKASEKEREIDRQVHGLVKPATRFRATKLKPGETLSITATKFGGAPYAEAGESWPMLGDHPFDFVAQFNLTEIEEPPTDAYDLFTVFICWEGLVEDPENCCLVRTYEKPSVEKAVEMPRPEAHGQQDYQTQACGVERWRADSYPSPLGGWEQLPVFESWPKPPKVCVRSFRDELIQLGSSIKYHWTIGEAGQAYSKSLRRLGYHWKDGEVTQVGGYPFYVHDATLEDDDYFLLAQIAHEPNANFCIGDAANYLIAACKSDPTQFWFDAFQTH; encoded by the coding sequence ATGTGGAATCGTAAGGCCAGCGAAAAAGAACGCGAGATCGACCGCCAGGTGCATGGTTTGGTCAAGCCAGCAACACGCTTTCGTGCAACGAAGCTGAAGCCTGGAGAAACACTCTCTATTACAGCGACCAAGTTTGGCGGTGCTCCTTACGCAGAAGCTGGCGAGTCCTGGCCCATGTTGGGAGATCATCCGTTTGATTTCGTCGCACAGTTCAACCTGACCGAGATCGAAGAACCGCCGACCGATGCGTACGATTTGTTTACGGTTTTTATTTGCTGGGAGGGTCTGGTCGAAGATCCGGAGAACTGCTGCCTGGTCAGGACCTACGAAAAACCGTCGGTAGAGAAAGCGGTGGAAATGCCGCGTCCCGAGGCCCACGGCCAACAGGACTACCAGACTCAAGCGTGCGGTGTCGAGCGATGGCGAGCCGACAGTTACCCTTCACCTCTAGGAGGATGGGAACAGTTGCCGGTGTTTGAAAGCTGGCCAAAGCCACCCAAGGTTTGCGTACGTAGTTTTCGCGACGAGCTGATTCAGTTGGGTAGCAGCATCAAGTATCACTGGACCATCGGCGAGGCAGGCCAGGCTTACTCGAAAAGTCTGCGTCGCTTGGGTTACCATTGGAAGGACGGAGAGGTCACTCAAGTTGGCGGCTATCCCTTCTACGTCCATGATGCCACGCTCGAAGACGACGATTACTTTCTGCTGGCACAAATTGCCCACGAACCCAACGCCAATTTCTGCATCGGGGATGCGGCCAATTACTTGATTGCCGCTTGTAAGTCCGATCCTACCCAGTTCTGGTTCGACGCTTTTCAAACCCACTAG
- a CDS encoding DUF1559 family PulG-like putative transporter, with translation MKKQAFTLVELLVVIAIIGVLIALLLPAVQQAREAARKVQCRNNLKQSILAIHNYHDTFLEMPSYRRDNTFWGWAAQILPFMEQDNLSETVGVNSNTFPQAVDGSAGTAATDALGTVISGLRCPSTTAPETYEHDGVEYGVISYAASRGYGQAGWDSDAAANTGAINKEGLEFSAITDGLSNTFAIGEASARAGGWVPGPRGWAFWAGTPGNSYLERQNTLSKCVSFPMNATAHWGFTSQHTEGAYFAFCDGSVQFISEHIEFDKNGVPNGWFGGNGVRDQVYANASGMGVYQLLGVRDDGQTVSLP, from the coding sequence ATGAAGAAGCAAGCCTTTACCCTTGTAGAACTACTCGTGGTCATCGCCATCATCGGCGTCTTGATCGCCCTTCTATTGCCGGCTGTTCAACAGGCCCGCGAAGCCGCCCGCAAGGTGCAGTGCCGCAACAACCTGAAGCAGAGCATCTTGGCGATTCACAACTACCACGACACGTTCCTTGAAATGCCTTCGTACCGCCGGGATAACACTTTCTGGGGTTGGGCTGCTCAGATTCTGCCGTTCATGGAGCAGGACAACCTGAGCGAAACGGTTGGTGTCAACTCGAATACCTTCCCGCAAGCGGTTGACGGAAGCGCCGGCACGGCCGCAACCGACGCGCTAGGTACGGTTATCTCGGGTCTGCGTTGCCCATCGACCACCGCTCCGGAAACCTACGAACACGACGGCGTCGAATACGGCGTGATCAGCTACGCGGCTTCGCGTGGATACGGTCAAGCCGGTTGGGACTCGGATGCCGCGGCCAACACGGGTGCCATCAACAAGGAAGGCCTGGAGTTCTCGGCGATCACCGACGGTCTTTCCAACACATTCGCCATCGGTGAAGCTTCGGCCCGAGCTGGTGGTTGGGTTCCTGGTCCACGTGGCTGGGCTTTCTGGGCCGGTACACCTGGCAACAGCTATCTCGAACGACAGAACACTCTCTCGAAGTGCGTTTCCTTCCCGATGAATGCCACCGCACACTGGGGCTTCACCAGTCAGCACACCGAAGGAGCTTACTTTGCCTTCTGCGACGGTTCGGTCCAGTTCATTTCCGAGCACATCGAATTCGATAAGAACGGCGTACCAAACGGTTGGTTCGGCGGCAACGGCGTCCGCGACCAGGTTTACGCCAACGCCAGCGGCATGGGCGTCTACCAACTGCTGGGCGTTCGCGACGACGGCCAAACGGTCTCGCTGCCATAG
- a CDS encoding DNA topoisomerase VI subunit B, translating into MSEGATTTANGTAKRKKSAPRRATAETMAKKQREISVSEFFAKNRHMLGFDNPRKALLTTIKEAVDNSLDACEEAGILPEIWVHVEQTGESRYKAAIQDNGPGILKKQIPLIFGKLLYGSKFHRLRMSRGQQGIGISAAGMYAILTTGKPIKIVSKTGARKPAHYYELRIDTKVNKPEILNGKGDGEDIPPGEKGEQYIADHGIEWVTHHDPEKPDAKPKPLVSGTRVTLDLEAKYQRGKGSVDEYLEQTAIANPHVTLHYIDPSGHQKTYRRSTDILPPEATEIKPHPYGVELGRLVSMCKESTESSLSGFLTTSFSRVSSGIAKQICDKAKLSTRMRVKRIDRDHAEHLYAAIQDTKISNPTTDCIVPIGEEQLLKGLHSVVPAEFYAAATRPPAVYRGNPFQIEVALAYGGNVETQKITKDLLKELLYETDARTVRQFLILTFNGLGPDAADKIIKQSKVGTRKSPNKLKPKEIDHLFEAMQNVNVNEGQSMQVYRYANRVPLQFQHGDCAITKTIAQTNWRSYGLSQSRGNLPSGPVTIMVHIASVWVPFTNQAKEAVASYDEIQKEMRLALQTVGRKLGMFLRRRMKVKQQADRRSIFRRYLGEVAQAVSDINGTDKEDIYEKLLEVAKKKTAEADMVLDESGKAVDPTQADYGGGVLIVDKDDDEMLADMLNRPAEADAPATTKPKDGQGELFDDDEADDED; encoded by the coding sequence TTGTCGGAAGGCGCCACCACCACTGCGAACGGAACCGCAAAGCGTAAGAAGTCTGCTCCCCGCCGCGCTACGGCCGAAACGATGGCCAAGAAGCAGCGCGAGATCTCGGTGAGCGAGTTCTTTGCCAAGAATCGTCATATGCTGGGTTTCGACAACCCGCGCAAGGCCCTGCTGACGACCATCAAGGAAGCCGTCGACAACTCGCTGGACGCCTGTGAAGAAGCCGGCATCTTGCCCGAGATCTGGGTGCACGTCGAACAGACAGGCGAAAGCCGCTACAAAGCGGCCATCCAAGACAACGGGCCCGGCATTCTGAAAAAGCAAATCCCGCTGATCTTCGGCAAGCTGCTGTATGGCTCGAAATTCCATCGTCTGCGGATGAGCCGCGGCCAGCAGGGTATCGGTATTAGTGCCGCCGGTATGTATGCCATTTTGACCACTGGCAAACCGATCAAGATCGTCAGCAAGACAGGTGCCAGGAAGCCTGCCCACTACTACGAACTGCGAATCGATACCAAGGTCAACAAGCCCGAGATCCTCAACGGCAAGGGGGACGGCGAAGACATCCCGCCCGGCGAAAAGGGAGAGCAGTACATCGCCGACCACGGCATCGAATGGGTCACCCATCACGATCCCGAAAAGCCGGATGCCAAGCCCAAGCCGTTGGTTTCCGGCACCCGCGTCACGCTCGACCTGGAAGCCAAGTACCAGCGCGGCAAAGGCAGCGTCGACGAATACCTCGAACAAACGGCGATCGCCAACCCGCACGTCACGCTGCACTACATCGACCCCAGCGGCCACCAAAAGACCTACCGCCGATCGACCGACATCTTGCCGCCTGAAGCGACCGAAATCAAACCGCATCCTTACGGGGTCGAGCTCGGCCGACTCGTTTCGATGTGCAAGGAATCGACCGAGTCGAGCCTGTCCGGTTTTCTGACGACCTCGTTTTCCCGCGTCAGTTCGGGCATTGCCAAGCAGATCTGCGACAAGGCCAAGCTCAGCACGCGCATGCGGGTCAAGCGTATCGATCGCGATCACGCCGAGCACCTGTACGCGGCGATTCAAGACACCAAGATCTCGAATCCCACGACTGACTGCATCGTGCCGATCGGTGAAGAGCAACTGCTTAAAGGGCTGCATAGTGTCGTGCCGGCCGAGTTCTACGCCGCGGCCACGCGTCCCCCAGCCGTTTACCGTGGTAATCCCTTCCAGATTGAAGTCGCGTTGGCTTACGGCGGCAACGTCGAAACGCAGAAGATCACCAAGGATCTGCTCAAAGAACTGCTGTACGAAACCGACGCGCGAACGGTCCGCCAGTTCCTGATCCTCACGTTCAATGGCCTCGGTCCCGATGCGGCCGACAAGATCATCAAGCAGTCGAAGGTCGGCACGCGCAAGAGCCCCAACAAGCTGAAGCCGAAAGAGATCGACCACCTCTTCGAAGCGATGCAGAACGTCAACGTCAACGAAGGGCAGTCGATGCAGGTCTACCGGTACGCCAACCGCGTGCCGCTGCAATTCCAGCACGGCGACTGTGCGATCACCAAGACCATCGCGCAAACCAACTGGCGTTCGTATGGCCTGTCGCAGTCGCGCGGCAACTTGCCCAGCGGTCCGGTCACCATCATGGTGCACATTGCCAGCGTCTGGGTTCCGTTTACCAACCAGGCCAAGGAAGCCGTCGCCAGCTACGACGAAATCCAGAAGGAAATGCGACTGGCGCTGCAGACCGTCGGACGTAAGCTGGGGATGTTCCTTCGTCGCCGGATGAAGGTGAAGCAACAGGCCGACCGTCGTAGCATCTTCCGTCGGTACCTGGGCGAAGTGGCCCAAGCCGTCAGCGACATCAACGGAACCGACAAAGAAGACATCTACGAAAAGCTGCTGGAAGTCGCCAAGAAGAAGACGGCCGAGGCCGACATGGTTCTCGACGAAAGCGGCAAGGCAGTCGATCCGACCCAAGCCGACTACGGTGGCGGCGTGCTCATCGTCGACAAAGATGACGACGAGATGCTGGCCGACATGCTGAACCGGCCGGCCGAAGCGGACGCCCCCGCAACTACAAAGCCGAAAGATGGCCAAGGCGAACTGTTCGACGATGACGAGGCCGACGACGAAGATTAG
- a CDS encoding DUF1559 domain-containing protein, with the protein MKKRAFTLVELLVVIAIIGVLIALLLPAVQQAREAARRMQCNNNLKQIGLGLHNFHDTYGQFPAGYGFNDQANAASWRKAWGWGARILPFLEQSALHDQLGVTSQEFDNLLPGNNSSSWPAAGVALIRTPLDAYICPSDPGDVINTSVDFCHTGGPDSTKPAKSNYAGVLGHYTTNWGASPTASIPNKHGMMDPQKGIRMADITDGTSNTFAVGERDSIHHAAYWVGTGNVNSESSWSSPKAIGRTFGQKLNQPLVGRFYLAFSSLHPGGANFLFADGSVHFISETIDSREGLLNDGNPAAWYSSYGSLDKSTIGVYQKLGLRDDGQPLGEY; encoded by the coding sequence ATGAAAAAGCGAGCCTTTACGCTCGTCGAGCTGTTGGTTGTCATCGCCATCATTGGCGTTCTGATTGCCCTGTTACTGCCTGCCGTCCAGCAGGCACGTGAAGCTGCCCGGCGGATGCAATGCAACAACAATCTCAAGCAGATCGGTCTGGGCCTGCACAACTTTCACGACACCTATGGCCAATTCCCGGCCGGCTACGGTTTTAACGACCAGGCGAATGCCGCTTCCTGGAGAAAAGCCTGGGGCTGGGGTGCTCGGATCTTACCGTTCCTCGAACAATCGGCCTTGCACGATCAACTGGGCGTGACCAGCCAAGAGTTCGACAATCTCCTGCCCGGCAACAATTCGTCCAGCTGGCCGGCCGCTGGTGTCGCCCTGATTCGGACGCCGCTGGATGCCTACATCTGCCCGAGCGATCCCGGCGACGTGATCAACACCTCGGTCGACTTCTGCCACACCGGCGGGCCTGACTCGACCAAGCCTGCTAAAAGCAATTACGCCGGCGTACTGGGTCACTACACGACCAACTGGGGCGCGTCTCCTACGGCGAGCATTCCTAACAAGCACGGTATGATGGACCCGCAAAAGGGGATCCGCATGGCCGACATCACCGATGGAACGAGCAACACGTTTGCCGTGGGCGAGCGCGACTCCATTCACCATGCGGCTTACTGGGTCGGTACCGGTAACGTGAACTCCGAATCGTCGTGGTCTTCGCCGAAAGCCATCGGCCGTACGTTTGGTCAGAAGTTGAATCAGCCGCTGGTCGGACGTTTCTACCTGGCGTTCTCGAGCCTGCACCCAGGCGGGGCCAACTTCCTGTTCGCCGACGGTAGCGTGCACTTCATCAGCGAAACGATCGATTCGCGTGAAGGGCTCTTGAACGACGGCAACCCGGCTGCCTGGTACAGTTCGTACGGCTCGCTCGACAAGTCGACCATCGGCGTCTACCAGAAGCTTGGTTTGCGTGACGACGGTCAGCCTCTGGGTGAGTACTAA